In a single window of the Harpia harpyja isolate bHarHar1 chromosome 3, bHarHar1 primary haplotype, whole genome shotgun sequence genome:
- the DMAC2L gene encoding ATP synthase subunit s, mitochondrial, whose amino-acid sequence MLLGKLAQPVRSLRKLPLPGGCRLFWGWLNAVFNKVDYERIQAVGPDRAASEWLLRCGALVRYQGYQKWQQDYNGLPTGPLGKYKIEAINATDSCIMYRGFDYLDGLEHVTEIKLQKCIYIQDECLQRLSETKNLQKSLLQLKIISCGNVTDKGIIALHKLTNLEYLYLSDLPGIREKETTVHILQQALPNLELELDLE is encoded by the exons ATGCTGTTGGGAAAACTTGCACAGCCGGTGCGCAGCCTAAGGAAACTGCCGCTGCCGGGCGGCTGCAGACTCTTCTGGGGATGGCTGAATGCCGTGTTCAACAA aGTGGACTACGAACGTATACAAGCCGTTGGCCCTGACAGGGCAGCTTCAGAATGGCTGTTGCGATgtggtgccctggtgcgctatcaAGGCTATCAGAAATGGCAGCAGGACTACAACGGTCTCCCAACGGGGCCCTTGGGGAAATACAAGATAGAAGCAATTAATGCCACTGACTCTTGCATCATGTACAGAGGATTTGACTATTTGG ACGGTCTTGAACATGTTACAGAAATCAAGCTGCAGAAGTGTATTTACATACAGGATGAGTGTCTGCAGAGGCTCAGCGAGACGAAGAATCTACAGAAGAGTCTCCTCCAGCTGAAGATAATTTCCTGTGGGAACGTCACAGATAAAGGCATCATTGCACTTCACAAGCTGAC gAACCTTGAATATTTGTATCTGAGTGACCTTCCCGgaataagagagaaagaaaccaCTGTTCACATCCTTCAGCAGGCACTTCCAAACCTAGAGCTGGAGCTGGATTTAGAATAA